A window from Pseudomonas sp. Tri1 encodes these proteins:
- a CDS encoding aspartate/glutamate racemase family protein, which produces MRILVVNVNTTESITQAIARQAQAVAAPGTEIVGLTPHFGADSIEGNFESYLAAIAVMDRVMSYDQPFDAVIQAGYGEHGREGLQELLNVPVVDITDAGASTAMFLGHAYSVVTTLDRTVPLIEDRLKLSGLFDRCASVRASGLAVLELEQDPQRAVEAIVQQAELAVSQDKAEVICLGCGGMAGLDEQIRQRTGVPVVDGVTAAVTIAESLVRLGLSTSKVRTYATPRPKTIIGWPGRFAR; this is translated from the coding sequence ATGCGAATTCTCGTGGTCAACGTCAACACCACCGAATCCATCACCCAGGCCATCGCCCGGCAAGCCCAGGCCGTGGCCGCGCCCGGCACCGAGATCGTCGGGCTCACGCCGCATTTCGGTGCCGACTCCATCGAAGGCAACTTTGAAAGCTACCTGGCGGCCATTGCGGTGATGGACCGGGTGATGTCCTACGACCAGCCCTTCGACGCAGTGATCCAGGCCGGCTACGGCGAACACGGTCGTGAGGGCTTGCAGGAACTGCTCAACGTACCGGTGGTGGACATCACCGACGCCGGTGCCAGCACCGCCATGTTTCTTGGGCACGCCTATTCAGTGGTCACCACCCTGGACCGCACCGTGCCGCTGATCGAAGACCGCCTCAAGCTCTCCGGCCTGTTCGACCGTTGCGCCTCGGTGCGTGCCAGCGGTCTGGCGGTGCTGGAACTCGAACAGGACCCGCAACGGGCGGTTGAAGCCATCGTGCAGCAAGCCGAATTGGCGGTCAGCCAGGACAAGGCCGAGGTGATCTGCCTGGGCTGTGGCGGCATGGCCGGGCTCGATGAGCAGATCCGCCAGCGCACCGGCGTGCCAGTGGTCGATGGCGTGACTGCGGCGGTAACCATTGCCGAATCCTTGGTGCGACTGGGGTTGTCGACCTCCAAAGTGCGCACCTATGCGACGCCTCGGCCCAAGACCATCATTGGCTGGCCGGGGCGGTTTGCGCGGTGA
- a CDS encoding SMI1/KNR4 family protein, whose amino-acid sequence MTDYRGLILEDTREGATDQAIAQLEASLGARLPDDYRQFLKTCNGAYVEYDVLATLANGDEELLSFSLYGLDPDKEYESNPFELEQLRAQPGFPATGLLPIGRDGGASILLLDLREGRQEVAAMVAGLPAWTGRRQQGDEYVVLADSFNGYLDSLFLSEERIEEHINHFMISPESIEATLEWLDKGSPSWRERYRELWNARVVDRLI is encoded by the coding sequence ATGACTGACTACCGCGGACTCATCCTCGAAGACACCCGTGAAGGCGCCACCGACCAGGCCATCGCGCAACTGGAAGCCAGCCTGGGCGCCCGCTTGCCGGACGACTATCGCCAGTTCCTCAAGACCTGCAACGGCGCCTACGTGGAATACGATGTGCTGGCCACGCTCGCCAATGGCGATGAGGAATTGCTCAGCTTTTCGCTGTACGGGCTGGACCCGGACAAAGAGTATGAATCCAACCCCTTTGAACTGGAGCAACTACGGGCTCAGCCCGGGTTCCCTGCAACGGGATTGCTGCCGATCGGTCGCGACGGCGGCGCGAGTATCTTGCTGCTGGACCTGCGGGAAGGGCGCCAGGAGGTGGCGGCGATGGTGGCGGGCTTACCCGCCTGGACTGGGCGCCGTCAGCAGGGCGATGAGTACGTGGTGTTGGCGGATTCTTTCAATGGCTACTTGGACTCGCTGTTTCTATCGGAGGAGCGGATCGAGGAGCATATCAATCACTTCATGATCAGCCCTGAGAGTATTGAGGCGACGTTGGAGTGGTTGGATAAGGGCAGTCCGAGTTGGCGGGAGCGATATCGGGAGCTGTGGAACGCGAGAGTAGTGGATAGGCTGATTTGA
- a CDS encoding suppressor of fused domain protein yields the protein MNFFKKLLGSLKGPETQDDQPAPPSHELGNLTEAEAANLALREAGEACLDRHWRSVGTVERDVLSYLISPSFSGGPYWPSTRQAYRVVRRGTTVILATEGLSDPFDDTEGMGNGFEMELFVETADIPEHAYGPVGEVDPFKRSWAFELVEHVARTVAEAGGITHQLEQHGALSLELPGLSQSHHMSDQLPKLFVTDDDSTGVLLGAPEPDFPTQLDDMPLSPVRLVPVVLITAAELEYVRCGGRAAREDLVSRLKAAGVGHMSSLHRASVV from the coding sequence ATGAATTTCTTCAAGAAGCTTCTCGGTTCATTGAAAGGTCCTGAAACCCAAGATGACCAGCCCGCGCCGCCATCCCACGAGCTTGGCAACCTGACCGAGGCAGAAGCAGCCAATCTGGCCCTCCGAGAAGCCGGCGAAGCGTGCCTGGATCGTCATTGGCGTTCCGTCGGCACGGTCGAGCGGGATGTCCTTTCATACCTGATCAGTCCGAGCTTTTCCGGTGGTCCGTATTGGCCTTCGACCCGTCAGGCCTACCGAGTGGTTCGCCGTGGCACCACAGTCATTCTCGCCACTGAAGGCCTGTCAGATCCATTCGATGATACAGAGGGAATGGGCAATGGTTTCGAGATGGAGTTGTTCGTCGAAACCGCAGATATCCCCGAGCACGCTTATGGCCCTGTAGGTGAGGTCGATCCATTCAAGCGCAGTTGGGCCTTCGAGTTGGTAGAGCATGTTGCCAGGACAGTGGCCGAGGCAGGAGGGATCACCCACCAACTGGAACAACACGGCGCGCTATCCCTCGAACTTCCCGGGCTCAGCCAGTCGCATCACATGAGCGATCAACTGCCCAAACTCTTCGTGACCGATGACGACTCCACCGGCGTACTGCTCGGCGCCCCGGAGCCAGATTTTCCTACTCAATTGGATGACATGCCGTTGTCCCCGGTTAGATTGGTACCGGTGGTATTGATCACGGCGGCGGAGCTGGAATACGTCCGTTGCGGTGGGCGAGCGGCGCGGGAGGATCTGGTGAGCCGTTTGAAGGCGGCGGGAGTGGGGCATATGAGCAGCCTGCATCGGGCGAGCGTGGTGTGA
- a CDS encoding alpha/beta fold hydrolase → MKTAFGALSLACLTTIAFADENPIGFQSSTLPDPHNGRALEMVVWYPSTTTATPQLIADNAAFVGASAVRDAPPTAGEHPLVVLSHGYRGNWSNQIWLASSLAQKGYIVAAINHPGSTTHDRSPQAAAQLWLRPVDLRRAIDSVTTQPEKFGRVTNGQIAAVGHSLGGWTALEIAGARFDPERFAQDCKAHPQLSGCTVYEKMNPAGTSEAMAALAADWRDKRVTAVVTLDLGLSRGMTDESLAALPVPALVIAAGVPSRELPAELESANLAKRLSPATSRYVEISDASHFSFMSMCKPGAQGMLEKEVPGDGIICRDGDGGRARGVIQQQVASLIAEFLAQSAGHKEGRL, encoded by the coding sequence TTGAAGACAGCTTTCGGCGCCCTATCGCTGGCCTGCCTGACAACCATCGCATTTGCTGACGAAAACCCCATCGGCTTCCAATCTTCCACACTGCCGGATCCACACAATGGCCGCGCACTGGAGATGGTCGTCTGGTACCCGAGTACGACCACCGCAACCCCACAACTGATCGCCGATAATGCAGCGTTCGTCGGTGCGTCTGCCGTACGTGACGCGCCGCCAACTGCCGGCGAACATCCTTTGGTGGTGCTCTCCCACGGATACAGGGGTAACTGGAGCAACCAGATTTGGTTGGCCAGTTCCCTGGCCCAGAAGGGGTACATCGTCGCCGCCATCAACCACCCCGGCAGCACCACCCATGACCGCAGCCCCCAAGCAGCGGCGCAGTTATGGCTGCGGCCCGTTGATCTGCGCCGAGCCATTGATAGCGTCACGACTCAACCCGAAAAATTTGGCCGCGTCACCAATGGCCAAATTGCCGCAGTAGGCCATTCACTCGGCGGCTGGACTGCCCTGGAGATCGCCGGCGCTCGTTTCGATCCGGAGCGCTTCGCCCAAGACTGCAAAGCCCACCCGCAGCTGTCCGGTTGCACCGTTTACGAAAAGATGAACCCCGCTGGCACCTCAGAGGCAATGGCCGCGCTGGCCGCCGATTGGCGCGATAAACGCGTTACTGCGGTGGTGACATTGGACCTGGGCCTTTCACGTGGCATGACCGATGAAAGCTTGGCCGCGCTGCCTGTCCCCGCTCTGGTGATCGCTGCCGGCGTGCCATCGCGCGAACTTCCCGCCGAGTTGGAGTCTGCCAACCTGGCCAAGCGCCTTTCACCGGCGACAAGCCGTTACGTCGAGATCAGCGACGCAAGCCATTTCAGCTTCATGTCGATGTGCAAACCTGGTGCGCAGGGGATGCTCGAAAAGGAGGTGCCGGGAGATGGGATCATTTGTCGGGATGGGGATGGCGGGCGCGCACGAGGGGTGATTCAGCAGCAGGTTGCATCATTGATAGCAGAGTTTTTGGCGCAGTCCGCTGGGCACAAAGAAGGCCGTTTGTGA
- a CDS encoding 3-oxoacyl-ACP reductase family protein → MSTQTLSGKVALIQGGSRGIGAAIVKRLAAEGAAVAFTYVSSAAKSEELQNSITATGGKALAIKADSADAEAIRNAVDATVEAFGRLDILVNNAGVLAMAPLDEFKLEDFDQTLAINVRSVFIATQAAARHMGEGGRVINIGSTNADRMPFAGGAPYAMSKSALVGLTKGLARDLGPRGITVNNVQPGPVDTDMNPANSEFASSLMSLMAIGRYGNVNEIASFVAYLAGPQAGYITGASLTIDGGFGA, encoded by the coding sequence ATGAGCACGCAAACACTGAGCGGTAAAGTCGCCTTGATCCAGGGCGGTTCTCGCGGCATCGGCGCTGCCATTGTCAAACGCCTGGCGGCTGAAGGCGCTGCAGTGGCCTTCACCTACGTCAGTTCTGCTGCAAAGTCTGAAGAGCTGCAAAACAGCATCACCGCAACCGGCGGCAAGGCCCTGGCGATCAAGGCTGACAGCGCCGACGCCGAGGCCATCCGCAACGCCGTCGATGCCACGGTCGAGGCCTTTGGCCGGCTGGATATCCTGGTCAACAACGCAGGCGTGCTGGCCATGGCACCGCTGGACGAATTCAAACTCGAAGATTTCGACCAGACCCTGGCCATCAATGTGCGCAGCGTGTTCATCGCCACCCAGGCGGCCGCACGTCACATGGGCGAAGGCGGTCGGGTCATCAACATCGGCAGCACCAACGCCGACCGCATGCCCTTCGCGGGTGGCGCGCCATATGCCATGAGCAAATCCGCGCTGGTGGGCCTGACCAAAGGCCTGGCCCGCGACCTCGGCCCGCGCGGCATTACCGTCAACAACGTACAGCCCGGCCCGGTAGACACCGACATGAACCCGGCCAACAGCGAGTTCGCCTCCAGCCTGATGTCGCTGATGGCTATCGGGCGCTACGGCAACGTCAATGAAATTGCCAGTTTCGTCGCCTATCTGGCTGGGCCGCAAGCCGGCTATATCACCGGTGCCAGCCTGACCATCGACGGTGGTTTCGGCGCCTGA
- a CDS encoding NCS1 family nucleobase:cation symporter-1: protein MRTSLSNNIALDLPSSTTALDDRTPASLALSPRLHNKDLAPTKVEGRRWGRYSIFALWTNDVHNIANYSFAIGLYALGLGGWQILLSLGIGAALVYGFMNLSGYMGQKTGVPFPVISRISFGIHGAQIPALIRAVIAIAWFGIQTYLASVVLRVLLTAIHPGFADYDHDSILGLSSLGWVCFVAIWFVQLVILAYGMETVRRYEGFAGPVILVTVATLAGWMYTQADATIAWSIREPLSGGEMWRNIFAGGALWLSIYGTLILNFCDFARSSPCRRTIIVGNFWGLPVNILVFAGITVLLCGAQFQINGQIIESPTQVIASIPNTFFLVLGCLAFLIVTVAVNIMANFVAPAFVLSNLAPKYLTFRRAGLISAAIAVLILPWNLYNSPLVIVYFLSGLGALLGPLYGVIMVDYWLVRKGRINVPQLYSEDPNGAYFYSNGVNLRAVVAFIPAALIAIILALVPGFDSISPFSWLIGASIAGLLYLIIAKRQAYYEDVSGEAIAVDNVSH, encoded by the coding sequence ATGCGTACAAGTCTCTCCAATAACATCGCGCTGGATCTGCCCTCCTCCACCACTGCCCTTGATGATAGAACCCCAGCTTCCCTGGCCTTGAGCCCGCGGCTGCACAACAAGGACCTGGCGCCAACCAAGGTCGAGGGGCGGCGCTGGGGTCGCTACAGCATCTTTGCCCTGTGGACCAACGACGTGCACAACATCGCCAACTATTCCTTCGCCATCGGCCTCTATGCCCTGGGCCTGGGCGGCTGGCAGATCTTGCTGTCCCTGGGGATCGGAGCGGCGCTGGTGTATGGCTTCATGAACCTGTCCGGCTACATGGGGCAGAAAACCGGGGTGCCGTTCCCGGTGATCAGCCGGATCAGCTTCGGTATCCACGGAGCGCAAATTCCTGCCTTGATCAGGGCCGTCATCGCCATAGCCTGGTTCGGTATTCAGACGTACCTGGCGTCCGTGGTCTTGCGGGTACTGCTCACCGCGATCCATCCGGGTTTCGCCGACTACGACCACGACTCGATCCTGGGCCTGTCGAGCCTGGGCTGGGTGTGTTTCGTGGCGATCTGGTTCGTGCAATTGGTGATCCTGGCCTACGGCATGGAAACGGTTCGTCGTTACGAAGGGTTTGCCGGGCCGGTGATCCTGGTGACCGTCGCGACCCTGGCCGGTTGGATGTACACCCAGGCCGACGCCACCATTGCCTGGTCGATCCGCGAGCCCCTGAGCGGCGGCGAAATGTGGCGCAACATCTTTGCCGGCGGCGCGCTGTGGCTGTCGATCTACGGCACGTTGATTCTCAATTTCTGCGACTTCGCCCGCTCCTCGCCATGCCGTCGGACCATCATCGTTGGCAATTTCTGGGGCCTGCCGGTGAATATCCTGGTGTTTGCCGGGATCACCGTCCTGCTGTGCGGCGCACAGTTCCAGATCAACGGGCAAATCATCGAAAGCCCGACCCAGGTCATTGCCTCGATACCCAACACCTTCTTCCTCGTGTTGGGCTGTCTGGCATTCCTGATCGTCACCGTGGCCGTGAACATCATGGCCAACTTCGTCGCCCCCGCCTTCGTGCTCAGCAACCTGGCGCCCAAGTACCTGACCTTCCGCCGCGCCGGGTTGATCAGCGCCGCCATTGCCGTGCTGATCCTGCCGTGGAACCTCTACAACAGCCCGCTGGTGATCGTGTATTTCCTGTCCGGCCTCGGCGCCCTGCTCGGGCCACTGTACGGGGTGATCATGGTCGACTACTGGCTGGTGCGAAAAGGCCGCATCAACGTGCCGCAACTGTACAGCGAGGACCCGAACGGTGCGTATTTCTATAGCAATGGGGTCAACCTCCGCGCGGTGGTGGCGTTTATCCCGGCTGCCCTGATCGCGATTATCCTGGCGCTGGTGCCCGGTTTCGACAGCATTTCACCCTTCTCCTGGCTGATTGGCGCTTCGATTGCAGGGTTGCTGTACCTGATCATCGCCAAGCGGCAAGCGTATTACGAAGACGTCAGCGGCGAAGCCATCGCGGTGGATAACGTCAGTCATTGA
- a CDS encoding glycine zipper domain-containing protein gives MRLTLSTLVLGLLVAQGAMAAGDGTAAVGGGLGGVLGNVVGQQMGGSTGAAIGAGVGGAAGSAVGARKGSRTEAAIGGGLGSAGGSIVGNRLGGSTGSTIGAGIGGAAGGALGSNLSNDNDGHSGGGKKHKHKRKHR, from the coding sequence ATGCGTTTGACTTTGTCCACCTTGGTGCTTGGGCTTCTGGTTGCCCAGGGCGCGATGGCTGCTGGCGACGGCACTGCCGCAGTTGGCGGTGGTTTGGGCGGTGTGTTGGGTAACGTGGTCGGCCAACAGATGGGCGGCAGCACAGGCGCCGCGATTGGTGCCGGTGTCGGTGGTGCAGCCGGCAGTGCGGTAGGTGCGCGCAAGGGCAGCCGTACGGAAGCAGCCATTGGTGGCGGCCTGGGTTCGGCCGGTGGTTCGATTGTCGGTAACCGCCTGGGCGGCTCCACCGGTTCCACCATCGGCGCGGGCATTGGCGGCGCGGCTGGCGGCGCATTGGGCAGCAACCTGTCCAATGACAATGACGGTCATTCGGGTGGCGGCAAGAAGCACAAGCATAAGAGAAAGCACCGTTAA
- a CDS encoding response regulator: protein MTDWLQSYGEMAERVRRHDWDASPLGPPKQWPDVLKTTVALSLASHFPQAIVWGPDMITLYNDAFLPILGNKPEALGRRFDEVWQEVWSDIEPIARAAFDGQATFIENFPLVIERGGGPEQAYFTFCYSPIRDQFGKVVGMLDTVTETTSTVFMTQRLAVLDAIGNAVANATDPLDIMATTTRILAAHLNLSNCAYADMDEDEDGFTIRGDWARAGSPHIVGHYRLADFGRLAVANLRAGKPLVVNDNQAELAPDEAATFQAIGIAATICVPLIKNGRLTALMAIHDKTPRVWSSNDLALLLEVTERSWAHIERTRADAAVREGLAALAELNATLEERVEERTTRLKQTEAALRQSQKLEAIGQLTGGVAHDFNNLLTIIRSSVDFLRMPNLSTERRNRYMTAVAETVERAAKLTSQLLAFARRQPLKPQVIDVGKQVQSLGDMLETVTGARIQVKVELCDRPCYIRADLSQFETALINMALNARDAMNGQGTLWLRLRCGDGMPPIRGHAGAGQSFAAVALADTGTGITAEVLEHIFEPFFTTKEVGKGTGLGLSQVFGFAKQSGGNVDVSTVVGEGTVFTLYLPEVEPEKKPEPLKEETTHLVLEKGRRRVLIVEDNLEVGRFANQILQDLGYETAWVTNAEEALEMVGPDAMAFDAVFSDVVMPGISGVALARALRQRRPDLPVVLTSGYSQELVHSGHEGFEFLSKPYSADQVSRVLNRTMLGTE, encoded by the coding sequence ATGACAGACTGGCTGCAAAGCTATGGAGAGATGGCCGAGCGGGTGCGCCGCCATGATTGGGACGCCAGCCCGCTCGGGCCGCCGAAACAGTGGCCCGATGTGCTGAAGACCACCGTAGCGCTGAGCCTTGCCTCGCATTTCCCCCAGGCCATCGTGTGGGGGCCGGACATGATCACGTTGTACAACGATGCGTTCCTGCCGATCCTCGGCAACAAGCCCGAAGCGTTGGGCCGGCGGTTCGATGAGGTGTGGCAGGAGGTCTGGAGCGATATCGAGCCGATTGCGCGCGCGGCCTTCGATGGGCAAGCGACCTTTATAGAAAACTTTCCCCTGGTCATCGAGCGCGGTGGTGGCCCCGAGCAGGCCTATTTCACCTTCTGCTACAGCCCCATCCGTGATCAGTTCGGCAAGGTCGTGGGCATGCTGGATACGGTCACCGAGACCACCTCGACGGTGTTCATGACCCAACGCCTGGCTGTCCTGGATGCAATTGGCAATGCCGTGGCCAACGCTACCGACCCGCTGGACATCATGGCGACCACCACGCGGATCCTGGCGGCGCACTTGAACCTGTCCAATTGTGCCTATGCAGACATGGATGAGGACGAGGACGGCTTCACCATCCGCGGCGATTGGGCCAGGGCGGGCTCGCCGCATATCGTCGGGCATTATCGGTTGGCTGATTTCGGTCGGCTGGCGGTCGCCAATCTGCGAGCTGGCAAGCCACTGGTGGTCAACGATAACCAGGCGGAGCTGGCCCCGGATGAAGCGGCCACGTTCCAGGCGATCGGTATCGCAGCGACCATTTGCGTGCCGCTGATCAAGAACGGGCGATTGACTGCATTGATGGCCATCCACGATAAAACTCCCCGAGTCTGGTCATCCAACGACCTGGCGCTGCTGCTGGAAGTCACGGAGCGCTCCTGGGCCCACATCGAACGCACCCGTGCGGATGCCGCCGTGCGCGAAGGCCTGGCGGCCCTGGCTGAGCTGAATGCGACGCTGGAGGAGCGGGTCGAGGAACGCACCACTCGCCTCAAGCAGACCGAAGCGGCGTTGCGCCAGTCGCAAAAACTCGAGGCCATCGGCCAGCTCACCGGCGGTGTGGCCCATGATTTCAATAACCTGCTGACGATCATCCGCTCTTCCGTTGATTTCCTGCGCATGCCCAACCTGTCCACCGAGCGTCGCAACCGCTACATGACAGCGGTTGCCGAGACCGTGGAGCGCGCCGCCAAGTTGACCAGCCAGTTGCTGGCATTCGCCCGGCGCCAGCCGTTGAAACCGCAAGTCATCGATGTGGGCAAGCAGGTGCAGAGCCTGGGGGACATGCTGGAAACCGTTACGGGGGCGCGAATTCAGGTCAAGGTCGAGTTGTGCGACCGGCCTTGTTACATCCGCGCCGACCTGAGCCAGTTTGAAACGGCCTTGATCAACATGGCCCTCAATGCCCGCGACGCCATGAACGGTCAAGGCACGTTGTGGCTTCGGCTCCGTTGTGGTGATGGCATGCCGCCGATCCGCGGTCATGCCGGGGCCGGGCAATCTTTTGCCGCCGTTGCCCTGGCAGACACCGGCACCGGTATTACCGCAGAAGTACTCGAGCACATCTTTGAGCCTTTCTTTACCACCAAGGAGGTGGGCAAGGGCACGGGGTTGGGCTTGTCCCAGGTGTTCGGGTTTGCCAAGCAGTCCGGCGGTAACGTCGATGTTTCGACCGTAGTGGGCGAGGGGACGGTGTTTACCTTGTACCTTCCGGAAGTGGAGCCGGAGAAAAAACCTGAGCCCCTCAAGGAGGAAACCACGCACCTGGTGCTGGAAAAGGGTAGGCGCCGGGTGTTGATCGTGGAAGACAACCTGGAGGTTGGACGTTTTGCCAACCAGATCCTCCAGGACCTGGGCTACGAAACGGCCTGGGTGACCAACGCCGAGGAGGCGCTGGAAATGGTTGGCCCGGATGCGATGGCATTCGACGCGGTTTTCTCCGATGTCGTCATGCCCGGCATCAGCGGCGTTGCCCTGGCCAGGGCTTTACGCCAGCGTCGCCCGGATCTGCCTGTGGTCTTGACCTCTGGCTATAGTCAAGAGTTGGTCCACAGTGGTCATGAGGGCTTTGAATTTTTGTCCAAGCCTTATTCGGCTGATCAGGTTTCTCGGGTTTTAAACCGCACAATGCTGGGTACGGAGTGA
- a CDS encoding HAD-IA family hydrolase, whose translation MNAPQKEFGPIKAVIFDMDGLLLDTEGIYTEVTSIIAERYGRTFDWSVKQNIIGRGAEDLANYVVQALELPITPEEFLVIREPLMRERFPHALGMPGAEELVRHLKAHNIPIAVGTSSSSQSFALKTTLHRDWFALFDFIVTADDPEVGAAKPAPDIFLTAARRLGIAPRDCLVFEDSPFGVTAAKAAGMTAIAIPDSAMADEKYAHADAIIRSLRLFQPSLCGLPELEWA comes from the coding sequence ATGAATGCACCGCAAAAAGAGTTTGGCCCGATCAAAGCTGTGATTTTCGACATGGATGGGCTGTTGCTGGATACCGAGGGCATTTATACCGAGGTCACTTCCATCATCGCCGAGCGCTATGGGCGCACCTTCGATTGGAGCGTCAAGCAAAACATCATCGGGCGAGGCGCTGAGGACCTGGCCAATTATGTCGTCCAGGCTCTGGAGTTGCCGATCACTCCGGAGGAGTTCCTGGTCATCCGCGAGCCCTTGATGCGCGAGCGTTTTCCCCATGCCTTGGGGATGCCCGGCGCTGAGGAATTGGTGCGGCATTTGAAGGCCCACAACATCCCGATTGCGGTGGGTACCAGTTCGTCGAGCCAATCATTCGCGCTTAAAACCACTCTGCACCGGGATTGGTTCGCATTGTTCGATTTCATCGTGACAGCGGATGACCCAGAAGTCGGCGCGGCGAAACCTGCGCCGGATATCTTCCTCACTGCCGCTCGTCGCCTGGGCATCGCGCCGCGCGACTGCCTGGTGTTCGAGGATTCACCGTTCGGCGTGACGGCAGCCAAAGCCGCCGGCATGACCGCGATTGCCATTCCCGATTCGGCCATGGCTGACGAAAAGTATGCCCATGCCGACGCGATCATCCGTTCCTTGAGGTTGTTCCAGCCAAGCCTGTGTGGTTTGCCGGAACTGGAATGGGCCTGA
- a CDS encoding phosphoadenylyl-sulfate reductase — protein MSPSFDVVELATTYANKSPQDILKLAFAEFGDDLWISFSGAEDVVLVDMAWKLNKNVKVFSLDTGRLHPETYRFIDQVREYYKIDIELISPDYTKLEPFVKEKGLFSFYKDGHGECCGIRKIEPLRRKLTDVRAWATGQRRDQSPGTRSQVAVLEIDTAFSTPERTLYKFNPLSQMTSEEVWGYIRMLELPYNSLHERGFISIGCEPCTRPVLPNQHEREGRWWWEEATQKECGLHAGNIIAKSKSV, from the coding sequence ATGAGCCCATCGTTTGATGTCGTGGAACTCGCCACGACCTATGCCAACAAGTCCCCGCAGGACATCCTCAAACTGGCCTTCGCCGAATTCGGCGATGACCTGTGGATATCTTTCAGCGGCGCCGAAGACGTGGTGCTGGTGGACATGGCCTGGAAGCTGAACAAGAACGTCAAGGTGTTCAGCCTCGACACCGGCCGCCTGCACCCGGAAACCTATCGCTTCATCGATCAGGTGCGCGAGTACTACAAGATCGACATCGAACTGATCTCGCCGGACTACACGAAACTTGAACCCTTCGTGAAGGAAAAAGGCCTGTTCAGCTTCTACAAGGACGGTCATGGCGAGTGCTGCGGCATCCGCAAGATCGAACCGTTGCGGCGCAAACTGACCGATGTCCGTGCCTGGGCCACCGGCCAGCGCCGCGACCAGAGCCCCGGCACCCGCAGCCAGGTGGCGGTGCTTGAAATCGACACGGCGTTTTCCACCCCGGAGCGCACCCTGTACAAATTCAACCCGCTGTCGCAGATGACCAGCGAAGAAGTCTGGGGCTACATCCGCATGCTGGAGCTGCCCTATAACAGCCTGCATGAGCGCGGCTTCATCAGCATCGGCTGCGAGCCCTGCACCCGCCCGGTGCTACCGAACCAACATGAGCGTGAAGGCCGTTGGTGGTGGGAAGAAGCCACGCAGAAAGAATGCGGGCTGCATGCCGGGAACATCATCGCCAAATCCAAGAGCGTCTGA
- a CDS encoding LysR family transcriptional regulator: METFSSIECFVRSAEVGSFAEAARRLSVTPAAVGKSVAKLEARLGVRLFQRSTRRLTLTEAGQLFLREVGASFNTIQNAVANLASAGGQPAGTLKVSMGTAFGRLYVVPLLGKFLQRYPAINPDWHFDNRQVDLIGQGFDAAIGGGFDLPQGVVVRKLTVAHRVLVASPDYVQSHAAVVEPEDLSQHQGILIRSPQTGRVRSWQLTSRSREHSPLTLKTRMTMSDSEADCAAATQGLGIGLVSMPIAVPFLQSGVLQRVLPDWYVDDGNISIYYAEHKLLPGKTRAFVDFIIEQFAEQGLAQRFSAV; this comes from the coding sequence ATGGAAACCTTCAGCAGTATCGAATGCTTTGTTCGCAGTGCCGAAGTCGGCAGCTTTGCCGAAGCGGCGCGACGCTTGAGCGTGACGCCCGCTGCGGTGGGTAAAAGCGTGGCCAAGCTCGAAGCGCGGTTGGGCGTGCGGCTGTTCCAGCGTAGCACCCGTCGCCTGACGCTGACCGAAGCCGGCCAGTTGTTCTTGAGAGAAGTGGGTGCCAGTTTCAATACCATCCAGAACGCCGTTGCCAACCTGGCCAGCGCCGGTGGGCAGCCTGCGGGCACCTTGAAAGTGAGCATGGGCACGGCGTTCGGTCGACTGTATGTCGTGCCGCTGCTGGGAAAGTTTTTGCAGCGTTACCCGGCGATCAATCCGGACTGGCATTTCGATAACCGCCAGGTGGACCTGATCGGCCAAGGCTTCGATGCGGCCATCGGTGGCGGTTTCGATCTGCCCCAGGGCGTGGTGGTGCGCAAATTGACGGTGGCCCATCGGGTGCTGGTTGCATCACCGGACTATGTGCAAAGCCACGCTGCGGTGGTTGAGCCGGAAGATCTGTCACAGCATCAAGGCATCCTGATTCGTTCGCCACAAACCGGACGCGTTCGTTCCTGGCAACTGACCAGTCGCAGTCGGGAACACAGTCCGTTGACGCTCAAGACGCGCATGACCATGAGCGATTCGGAAGCCGACTGCGCGGCCGCCACCCAGGGGCTGGGCATCGGGCTGGTGAGCATGCCGATAGCTGTTCCCTTTCTGCAATCCGGTGTGCTGCAGCGGGTGCTGCCGGACTGGTACGTCGACGATGGCAACATTTCCATCTACTACGCCGAGCATAAACTGCTGCCGGGCAAGACCCGGGCGTTTGTGGATTTCATCATCGAGCAGTTTGCCGAGCAGGGGTTGGCGCAGCGGTTCAGTGCGGTTTGA